The DNA sequence TGTAACATTGTTTTATCTAGATTTGCAAATCAATTAGCTATCCAGCTAGCTAATATTTGATTTGGCATGAGAGTAACGTTAGTGTTATGCGCACGAACTAAAATCATTGACATGCTTGCTAGCTCGTAAGTTCTCTAAAGTTCTAGAATGCACTAACTTATGCAGGACGTCTGTTTAAAACTGAGGCAGATCATGCTCAGTGTATGCGTAAACCAGCATTTGGGTACTACTTTCTGCTCCACAAATCGTTGTTATATGAATACTTAAATTGACACTGCCTTCACTTAGCCGATTAAACTCAACTCGAATCGTTGAATGGAAATCCGACGGAGAATTGCATAGAATTTTTCGTCGGCCAGACATTTTGAATAAGGAAAGTTATCTCACGAcctctacaagccagaatgttgaatgaAATGATGTTAACATACTTTACCTGTGCGGATGGTCCTTTACCGGTTGTCGGTGCGATTGGTCCTTTTGGCGGAAATAATACGAGACCATATACCCACAGgaaagtacactgaacaaaatgatAAACGTAACAGGAAACAATTCCAAAGATTTTAGTTATAGTTAatataaggacatcagtcaattgaaatacattatttaggccctaatctattcatttcacatgactgggaataaagacacttttgtatatattgtttatgtagatttggctatttcagccacagacgttgctgacaggtgtataaaattgagcacacaaccatgcaatctccatagacaaacattggcagtagaagggccttactgaagagttcagtgacttccAATGTggtactgtcataggatgccacctttccagctagtcagtttgtcaaatttctgccctgctagagctgccctggtcaactgtaagtgctattgtgaagtggaaacatctaggagcaacaacggctcagcagtgAAGTGGTAGGCCTCACAAGCTCACAGAGAATGGGACTGCTGAAGCATGTacaaattgtctgtccttggttgcaactagaagttgaccgattatgatttttcatcgctgataccgattattggaggtccaaaaaaagccgatatctATTAATCAGAcgaattattatatatattttttaaaatattttgtaaTAGTGGCaattacaacaacactgaatgaacaatgaacacttttattttaacttaatatattacataaataaaatctattagGTCTCAAagaaataatgaaacatgctcaatttggtttaaataatgcaaaaacacagtgttggagaagaaaataaaagtgaaatatgtgccatgtaaaaaagcaaacgtttaagttccttgctcaaaacatgagaataaaagctggtggttcaatattcccagttaagaagtttaacttgtagttattataggaattaagACGCGTCAACTAtttttctctataccatttgtatttcatataccttttgactattggatgttctaataggcactttagtattgccagcctaatctcaggagttgataggcttgaagtcataaacagcgctgtgaagcaagcattgctaagagctgctgggaCAACGCAGTCAAGTTTGATTGAATGATTATGATCCTGCTGCCTCCTACCACCACTCAGGCAGACTGCTCTatgaaatcatagacttaattataatacactgctcaaaaaataaagggaacacttaaacaacacaatgtaactcgaagtcaatcacacttctgtgaaatccaactgtccacttaggaagcaacactgattgacaataaatgtcacatgctgttgtgcaagtggaatagacaacaggtggagattataggcagttagcaagacacccccaataaaggagtggttctgcaggtggtgaccacagaccacgtctcagttcctatgcttcctggctgatgttttggtcacttttgaatgctggcggtgctttcactctagtggtagcatgagacggagtctacaacccacacaagtgtctcaggtagtgcagctcatccaggatgacacatcaatgcgagctgtggcaagaaggtttgctgtgtctgtcagcgtagtgtccagagcatggaggcgctaccaggagacaggccagtacatcaggagatgtggaggaggccgtaggagggcaacaacccagcaacaggaccgctacctccgcctttgtgcaaggaggagcaggaggagcactgccagagccctgcaaaatgacctccagcaggccacaaatgtgcatgtgtctgctcaaacggtcagaaacagactccatgagggtggtatgagggcccaacttCCACAGGTGGGCGCTGTGCTTAGGCAAATTCGCCAATGGcgcatgtgctcgccagaggtagcctgactgccattaggtaccgagatgagatcctcagaccccttgtgagaccatatgctggtgctggaactggcccgcccgttccccagacctgaatccaattgagcacatctgggacatcatgtctcgctccatccaccatcctctgttgcaccacagactgtccaggagttggcagatgctttagtccaggtctgggaggagatccctcaggagaccatccgccacctcatcaggagcatgcccaggcgttgtagggaggtcatacaggcacgtggagaccacacacactactgagcctaattttgacttgttttaaggacattacatcaaaattggatcagcctgtagtgaggttttccactttaattttgagtgtgactccaaatccagacctccatgggttgataaatctaatttccattgataatttttgtgtgattttgttgtcagcacattcaactatgtaaagaaaaaagtatttaataagaatatttcattcattcagatctagaatgtgttattttagtgttcccttttttttgagcagtgtataataaacacagaaatatgagcctttggtcattaatatggtcaaatccggaaactataatttcaaaaaccaaacgtttattctttcagtgaaatacggaaccgtccCATATTTTATAGAACGGgcggcaaccctaagtctaaatattgctgttacattgcacaaccttcaatgttatgtcataattatgtaaaattctggcaaattagttaacaacgagccaggcagcccaaactgttgcatataccctgactctgtgtgcaatgaacgcaagagaagtgaaacAATTTCcatagttaatattgcctgctaacatgcatttcttttaactaaatatgcaggttttttaaaaatgtgtattgattttaagaaaggcattgatgtttatggttaggtacattcgtgcaacgattgtgcttttgttaaatcatcccccgtttggcgaagtaggctgtgattctaTGATAAATTAACAAGCACCGtgttgattatatgcaacgcaggacaagctagttaacctagtaatatcatcaacagtGTGTAGTTAACAAGTGATTATGTGAAGGTTGAAGTTTTTTTTATAAGATcattttaatgctagctagcaacttaccttggctccttgctgcactcgcgtaacaggtattcagcctgccacgcagtttcttggtggaatgcaatgtaatcggccgattaccgattgttatgaaaacttgaaatcggccctaattaattggccatgccgatttaaatcggtcgacctctagttgcaacactcgctaccgagttccaaactgcttctggaagcaacatcagcacaagaactgttccttgggagcttcatgaaatgggtgtcCATGGCAGAGagacgcacacaagcctaagatcaccatctggagcagtggaaatgtgttctctggagtgatgaatcacgcttcactatctggcatTCCGattgacgaatctgggtttggcagatgccaggggaacgctacctgccctaatTCATAATGTCAACTATATagtttggaggaggaataatgatcagGGGCTgctacagcatacagtgacattccagtcgattctgtgcttccaactttgtggcaacagtttgggaaggccctttactGTTTCAACATGAcgatgcccctgtgcacaaagtgaagtctatacagaaatggtttgttgagatcggtgtgaaagaacttgactggcttgcacagagccctgacctcaatatggaccaactccatgttaatgcccatgattttggaatgagacgttcgacgagcaggtattcacatacttttggtcatgtagtgtatcttaaaaaatatcagaaaaccagtcagtgtctggtgagactaccatttgcctcatgcattgcgacacatctccttcgcatagagttgatcaggctgttgatcgtGGAATGTTGTCTCGCTATTCAATGGCTtcacgaagttgctggatatcggcgggaactggaacacactgtcgtacacatcgacccagagcatcccaaacatgctcaatgggtgacaggtCAGGTGAGTTTGCAtgccatgaaagaactgggacagTTTCCacttctaggaattgtgtacagatccttgctacatggggccatgcattatcatgctggagcATGGatgtgatggcggcggatgaacggcacgacaatgcgcctcaggatctcgtcacgttatctctgtgcattcaaattgccattgattcAATGCAATtgtgttgtccgtagcttatccTGGCCCATACCGTACCCCCACCGCCTCTATGGGGCACTTTgctcacaacattgacatcagcaaaccgctcactcACGTGACTccgtctgcccggtacagttgaaaccgggattcatctgtgaggagcacacttctctagcgtgccagtggccatcgaatgtgagcatttgcccactgaagtctgtGACGACAGAGAACTGAAGTCAGGTCAAGACCTGGTGAagaggatgtaaacaaatgtgtgcacaaaatttgcaAGAAGTAAGCTTTTGAAAAATGTTCACTACATGTTGcatttttatgtttttgtttagTATATAATCACAAACTTTTCAAAGCACTGGTAGTGTATTCAGATTTCTATCACCTTAAGCAAGTGCACAAGATAAAAATAGATTCACGAGATGCATGCATGCTTGCAGAGTTCATGCAAATGTTTATGGTTATGTGCATGCTTCAGGTGATAGGAAACACGAACAGTACTTTGAAAAGTTGATGTAATTATACTTTCCTGTGCATATTATAGTGTCTCGTAATCCTACCGTCAAAAGGACCAACCCCGTGGACAACCGGTGAAGTACGTTAAAATATCATTTTAttaaacattctggcttgtagaggTCGTGAGGGGAAACTTTTCAGAGTCAAACGCTCGTTTCTGCCCGTAGATGAATTCTATGCAATTCAACGTCGGGTTTCCAGGCAACTCCGATCGTGGAGTTGAGTTCAGTTGGCGAGCCTACACCGTGATCAGCCAGCCTGTTTGGGTCTCAGCCGGTTGGGGGTCTGTTTACAGAACATTGACTAACCAACCGCTGCTGTAACCTGTTTAGTGACACCTAATGTTTTGTGGTTTGTTTGAACATCCTGATGACGATAAAGACCTGTGTTGCACAGAATACACAACTACTTATAACTGCCTCTTATTGAAATGCATATGAAATATTAAAAAAGGCTAATGCTTGTGCTCTGCATGTGACTTTAACCCACTATTAAATGTGCAGCGGAAATGCAGATGGTATCAGCAGTATCTTCCAGGCTAACTCAATACAACCCATCTTGTCACGTCCCGCCCCCCGCTCCCAGTTTTTAGCCGGTGCCATGGCAACGCCCCCCTGCGCCTGTCTCAGAATCATCACGTGGAGGATGAGGTcatccactcctccaccttcctctcCACCGGCCGGCACTCCCCCGACAGCAGGTACCTCATCCCTTCATTTTCCTCCCTCCTCGCTAGCCTTGCAGCTGGTTGCATCATCCTGTGGGCCCTGGCCTGTCTCTGCTGTGCATGTAGACTGCTGTTGGGGGGAAATGGGgacaaacaccctctctctcgtGACTCTTTTGAGGCTCCTGCCGTGATGACTTAATACAACTACAAGTCTATAAAAATGTCACTCATATCACCCACTTTTATTTTCTCTCTTACTCTTTCCACTTTTacctttctctttccatctctctcagcTCTCAGAAAGGGGAGGATGGAGACAAGTGGTGGAAGAAGAGGACCTCTCAGTTTTGCTACGATGGGCTCCCGCGCTACACTGCTCTGGATGCTGTGGGCTGGGTATGACCTGGCCACGAAACCAACACGCAGTCACAAACACATTACCCAGCATTCCCAGTGAACCGTCACTCTTCCACCTAAAATGTAGACTACAGACACGTTTTCCCAAATTTGCAAACATGTATTTCCCATGGCGATGGTGAAGTTGACGTATGACCTTTCTCTAGGGCGCAGCTGCCGTTCTGTTGATGCAGATCTGTAGGAGGGTCCACTCTCGAGTCTCCTCTGGGGCCGAACCCAAACCAAACACAGGATGCCTGGCCGTACAGGACACCCTGCAGAAGTTTGACTACCGCGTCCTACTGGAGATGCGTGAGTTATGTCACAACCACTAGAATCTCAAGCAATTCATCCAGTGAATGATTTTAAGGTATGACGATCAGATGGATgtggaaactgtgtgtgtgtgtgtgtgtgtgtgtgtgtgtgcgctagcATTCTAAAAGTACATGAATGCAGAATGAGTCTGATCTCCTTCCTTTTGTGTACGTCCAGTGTCTCGCTGTGATGTGCTGCCCAGAGGGAGGAGTGTGAGCTGTCTGCCACAGAGACAGCAGGCCCAGCAACGCAGCACCAGCGGCAGCAGTAACGGCTACAGCAGCTCTGACCAGCTCCATGGAGATGCAATCGCTGACGGCTTCCTCGCTGACTGTCACCACTCCTCTGGAAGAGGTCAGTCTCACATTCTGCCTTCAAGAGGTTCAAATCGCTCTATTGGCCAATTGCAGACAAGCTCTCAACCAAAATGTGACTTTATTTGACGCTTTTAACCCGACCTCTCAGAAcgacacacacactgtgttgtgCTGTTGGTGTGGGGTTTAAGTGCCTTTCTCAATGGCATCTAGGATTTAATACCAGCAGCCCTtggttgccagctcacttcccAATAGATTTTTCCCGTCGGACCCGGGATTCGAACTGGCAACCCTCCGGTTGCTGGCTCTCCTCTctgggctacctgccaccctttaCATTCTAACAGTGAATGGTCAGTGTAACTATATTTCTCTTATATGAAATTGTACTCGAatagttatattatagttatagttattcTTTACATAATCATGCCTACCGGATTACTTGATTTATAAACACAGGCCTAAACGCATGCACACATTTTATTCTTGAATCTTCTGATGTTACAGAGGAGACGTCCTTCTCAAAGTTCTCCCATCCTGAAGACAAACGCAGAGCCAGAAAGCGAGAAGCACCTCCGCAGCAGAATGAGCAGGTATGTTTTTAGGCTGGTCCTCTGTTTAACTCCTGTCTGGTTGTGAAGCGGCCTTCTGTTCATGACCTCTGACCCTGTGATCTTTAGGATGCTCTAGCAGGGGCTGCCCAGAACCTCCAGCAGGTGGCCGACTCCAGCGTTCCTGTAGTCCTCAACATCGTCGGTCTGGAGAGTGCTAAGACTGGGGACTATGATGCAGCCTTCTCCTGTTTCCTGGCCTCAGCCAGACGGGGTTACTGCAAGGCCCAGTTCAACACTGGAGTCTGCTACGAGAAAGGCAGGGGGGTAGGCAAAGACGAGGAGAAGGTAAGAAACACTTGCACAGTCCAAATCTGGACTTTTAACATTGGTGATATTCGTAATTCCCTGTCCCATTTCTCTCATGACTCCCCTCATGGTGTTCACTCTCCAGGCTCTTCACTTCTACAGCCAGGCAGCGTCTGGGGGTCACAGTCAGGCTCAGTACCGCTGTGCCAAACTCCTCCTCAGCAGCAGAGGGCAGCTGAGCCAACAGAAGGACCTGGACTCAGCCATCAGCCTGCTGCAACAGGCTGCCTCAGCTGGACTGAAAGAGGTGAGTGAGAAGGAAGTGTCTGTTATGATTGTGTGACTTGGCCAAAAAGACGACAGTGAAAGTCAATGATTTTAAATCGTCTTGTTCTGTCTTCCTGTTTTtctcgttcccctctctctcaggccCAAGTGTATCTGGGTTCCCTGTTCTCACAGGAGCCAGTCAGAGACGGCCGTAAGTCGGTGCACTACCTGAAGATGGCAGCAGAGAGCGGAGTGAGTGACATCCTCTACACATAAACTCAACAACTGTCATTCACTCATCCATCATAACCTGTTCTCAGTTCAGTGTAGTGTGAATCAGATGTGTGTTTCTCTATCGGTATGTGTAGGACAGCGAGGCGCTGCTGTTCCTGGGCCAGTGTTATGAGAGTGGGTTCGGGGTGCCTCAGTGTTTCAGAACAGCAGTAGGGTTCTATCAGCGGGCTGCCCAGGCAGGAAGCAGCCAGGCCAAGACCTTACTGACGCCCCTGTGTGGAGTGGAGGGTAAGGATACTCTCACTCAATTCAGATTTGCACTTAGCTTATTTGCCCTAAAACCTCTTATTTACACAAATCTGAATGAAATACATTCTTCTGATAtgatctcccctttctctccctctagaaGATGCCGTCCTGCGCTCTATCCGCTCTTGTCCGTGCTTCTCCATATCGGACCGTCTGCGGGAACCactctccaccctcccctcccctgtcctaCCCTCCAGTGGccccacccttcccttcccacacTCCTGGAGCACAGGGAGTATGGGTCCCCCTccgccctccctccccctccacccccccagcTTTGAGGGGAACGCCGTGAGGTGGACTCTAGGAGTGGGATAGTTAGCGCACACAGTCATGACTTACGAATGTCGTTGTGATTGGATAAGGATGAAAAGGGAAAGCATGGTCACATGTTTAACCACTCGGTTGTGTCTCACTGAGGTTACTTTCTCACTGCACTTAGAACTGGATGTGAATGTAGTGTAAGTCAATGCTTTGAGGAACGTGTGTGTAAGTATGGGAGACAGCAATACATGTCTGAAAAACATGCATGTCAGATATGAGGTATGGCTTTACCTGTTGACTTTTCCTCAATACCTTTTATCAGTGTTTTTCCAATGTAATGCTCTCATGGCACAAGCTTGGCCAGTTGTGGTACAATAAACTGCCCTGTGGGTAGAAAGATGGTATTGAGATATACTTTATGGCCCGTTTCTTAGGTACGACCTATCTACTATCGGGTtggacccccttttgcctccagaacagcctgaattctttggggcatagaaacgttgctcaattggtatcaagggatcTAATATTTTCCAGGAAAacattacaccaccgccaccagcctgtaccattgAGACCAGGCAGGGTGGGGCCATGGACTCACACTgtttacgccaaatcctgactctgccatcagcatgacgcaacaggaactgggattcgtcggaccaggcaaAGGTTTTCAGTTGCAGCAGTTTTGGTGATCCATTGGagctgcttcttcttgtttttagctgatatgaGTGTTCCCTTGcacgcctgttagcttgcacgattctggCCATTGTCCatcgacctctcatcaacgagctgttttcgcccacaggactgctgctgactggatgtttgtTTGTCGCACCCTTCTCGGTAAACCCGTGAAAATCCCAGGAGGCCGGCCATTCCAGAGATACTGGAACCACCGTGCCTGGCACCGATGATCACACCACACTCATTGTCGCTTCGGTCACTCGTTTTGTCCATTTTAAcgtcaatcgaacagtaactgaatgcatCAATGCCTGTCTGCTTTATAAAGCAGGCaacggccacgtgactcactgtctgtaggatcTAACCATTTTTGTGAAATGgagtggtgtacctaataaactggccacttaGTGTAATGTGTGCCTTAGCCTGCTATGCCTCTAAGTACAGTGTCTCTGGTGTGTACTTGACCCTGTTTAAAATGGCATAGAGTTAGGCTAAAAGAATGTGAATGAAAAGTGATTTTATTTTTGGCCTTTTTCAAAGTTTATCATAAACTACCAACAATGTTGCCTTTTATTATCAGGGGGTTAACTATCCAACTCTGTCCAGTAATTGAAAACATAAAGATACTCTCTAACGGGGCCTGGGC is a window from the Oncorhynchus clarkii lewisi isolate Uvic-CL-2024 chromosome 14, UVic_Ocla_1.0, whole genome shotgun sequence genome containing:
- the LOC139366198 gene encoding DAP3-binding cell death enhancer 1-like isoform X2, whose protein sequence is MWRVQGFVGRVFSRCHGNAPLRLSQNHHVEDEVIHSSTFLSTGRHSPDSSSQKGEDGDKWWKKRTSQFCYDGLPRYTALDAVGWGAAAVLLMQICRRVHSRVSSGAEPKPNTGCLAVQDTLQKFDYRVLLEMLSRCDVLPRGRSVSCLPQRQQAQQRSTSGSSNGYSSSDQLHGDAIADGFLADCHHSSGREETSFSKFSHPEDKRRARKREAPPQQNEQDALAGAAQNLQQVADSSVPVVLNIVGLESAKTGDYDAAFSCFLASARRGYCKAQFNTGVCYEKGRGVGKDEEKALHFYSQAASGGHSQAQYRCAKLLLSSRGQLSQQKDLDSAISLLQQAASAGLKEAQVYLGSLFSQEPVRDGRKSVHYLKMAAESGDSEALLFLGQCYESGFGVPQCFRTAVGFYQRAAQAGSSQAKTLLTPLCGVEDAVLRSIRSCPCFSISDRLREPLSTLPSPVLPSSGPTLPFPHSWSTGSMGPPPPSLPLHPPSFEGNAVRWTLGVG
- the LOC139366198 gene encoding DAP3-binding cell death enhancer 1-like isoform X1 codes for the protein MWRVQGFVGRVFSRCHGNAPLRLSQNHHVEDEVIHSSTFLSTGRHSPDSSSQKGEDGDKWWKKRTSQFCYDGLPRYTALDAVGWGAAAVLLMQICRRVHSRVSSGAEPKPNTGCLAVQDTLQKFDYRVLLEMLSRCDVLPRGRSVSCLPQRQQAQQRSTSGSSNGYSSSDQLHGDAIADGFLADCHHSSGREETSFSKFSHPEDKRRARKREAPPQQNEQDALAGAAQNLQQVADSSVPVVLNIVGLESAKTGDYDAAFSCFLASARRGYCKAQFNTGVCYEKGRGVGKDEEKALHFYSQAASGGHSQAQYRCAKLLLSSRGQLSQQKDLDSAISLLQQAASAGLKEAQVYLGSLFSQEPVRDGRKSVHYLKMAAESGDSEALLFLGQCYESGFGVPQCFRTAVGFYQRAAQAGSSQAKTLLTPLCGVEEDAVLRSIRSCPCFSISDRLREPLSTLPSPVLPSSGPTLPFPHSWSTGSMGPPPPSLPLHPPSFEGNAVRWTLGVG